tcccagtcaaggatatattaaatcttcggccccaaataccaatcgtcatcatccgacattggtgtattaagtctgtctggtctgagctatctttattttcttctgaattagctacattttctttgtcatatctctgatcaatTTAGATTAAAGTTCATATGCCTTAAAGATATCATCTCTATATGAAAGAAATCTGtggtactcactgtacaatatcttatctgtaactatctcattactcttctgatggctattatcatactataattcataggatgataatatgtcatattaactagtgctagcatccagcactacaactccataattatcttctaatatctggatagtacactctggctatctgtcagtctgtggataataTTTGAATGGGTTCaaggtatattctgccacaattacaaaatcaatcaaaatcacaatctgatatagtctagttctacattctgatcaatctgaccatttctttgacatcgatctttgtcatctggtcatgtttgtacgtcatcttctggaccgcgggtgcggtgaccctactataaaaatggccaactttctgcctatccaccgtGGGTGCgttgcttctctaggcgcgggtgcggtctccctatcttcaaaaactctaactttctgtccacctaccgcgggtgcggtagaaaaGAAAGTACGGGGGCGGTGTCTCATCAATGCaatatttcataatctcatttagtgcctctcattacatgtcatgtatactcatatcttccgaatatcacatcaatgaagactaataaatctcaagccttacagtAGATGTCGAGTGTACTTCTTTGTGGAGTTGGTTTTTAACTAACTTGTTAGAAGTAGTACCAGACGAGGATGAATTGGTGATAATTTCTGACAGGCACCAGGGGATCATTAATGCGGTTTCTACTGCCTATATAAATGCGCATCATGGTCATTGTACGTGGCATTTATCCCAAAACATGAAGACCTGATGCAAAAAGAAGGGTGCAACTGAAATGTTTTTGCACATTGCAAACATTTATAAAACTTTCGAGTTTGATATTGCATACAATGATTTAGGAATAGATATCCTGAGGCAGCGCAATATTTGGACGAGAGAGGCTCACTTGATAGATGGACTCGAGCGTATTGTCCGAAGACCCGTTATAATATTATGACGACAAACGGGGTTGAGTCGATCAATGCTAGACTACTTGAAGAAAGGAAGCTGCCAATCATTGCACTCTTAGATTTTTTGCAGAAACTGGCCTCATTTTGGTTTGCCCGATATCGCCACGCATCAATGGCAAGTAACACTAACTTGACCCCGACGATCAAGGGGATTCTTCGTAGCAGGTTCACAGATGCCCAAGGAATGCAAGTTTTTGAATTAGGACGTCTGGAGTTTGATGTTAGGAGTCGTGGACATTCGGTCATAGTGGACCTCGAATCAAAAAGATGCACATGTCGAGTTTTTGATATTGATAGAATCCCATGTGCTCATGCCATCGCAGCTAGTTGGTTAGCGAAGATTGAATTATATGATATGTGTTCAGAGTACTATTCTACAATGTCATGGTGCATGGCTTACTCAGAGACTGTGTATCCCGTTCCGGAAGAAAATGAATGGCCACGCAACATTAATTTTCTATTGGTGTTGCCTCCTTTGTTAGATAAGAGAGTTGGCAGAAGAAAACAAAACAGAATTCCTTCGATCGGTGAATTCCGCTAGAGATAGCTTGAGGGTTGACCAAAGTTTTATTTTTGGTCGACCATTAGCTTGATTGGTAGACCATAAGTTTTTTTTGGTCGACGTTCAAGCTCATGGTCGACCATTATTTTTCTTTGATCGACCATCAAGCTATCGGTCGACCATGAGGGTGATGGTCGGCCATGATTTTGATGGTCGACCATCAAGCTCATGGTCGACCATTAGCTTGATGGTCGACCATTAGCTAGATGGTCGACCAttagttttgtttttttttaaaatagattTTAATAATTGTAGAAAATATGTAACATAATTGTAAAATTAGGATAGATGTGAGATTATGATTCCGTTATTCATATGTAAATTAAAACATGTAAGGTAGTGCAATTACAATTCATATTTTTTGTTGTGAGATCGTTGGCAGATCGTGACACATGTCAATTATTAAAATACTGATATTgtgtgtcacgccccgagtccgaagcatcggtgacatccggcattgtttaacaattaaatggaaaacaataaagcctc
The Primulina tabacum isolate GXHZ01 chromosome 9, ASM2559414v2, whole genome shotgun sequence DNA segment above includes these coding regions:
- the LOC142556928 gene encoding uncharacterized protein LOC142556928; the protein is MTTNGVESINARLLEERKLPIIALLDFLQKLASFWFARYRHASMASNTNLTPTIKGILRSRFTDAQGMQVFELGRLEFDVRSRGHSVIVDLESKRCTCRVFDIDRIPCAHAIAASWLAKIELYDMCSEYYSTMSWCMAYSETVYPVPEENEWPRNINFLLVLPPLLDKRVGRRKQNRIPSIGEFR